In one Eulemur rufifrons isolate Redbay chromosome 14, OSU_ERuf_1, whole genome shotgun sequence genomic region, the following are encoded:
- the SAP25 gene encoding histone deacetylase complex subunit SAP25: MLPWPPPRWGAGEEEAPEVPGLSEGSDQGAAWSSGEEASGEPGTPPQDSPQPRALSASWTRTEQLLPHHRRDAAPEQSPGSPVPLSPQRIWEVAPSRTTLLAPWDPNYQAKAGAQLVWGASCGSGASFSGRTLCHPSFWPLYEAASGGGIRPRTPRTPATGHQNGEQAPQDAGLPVMCREDVFLSDPLLPCGQRVPLYLSEAPQQVMGSLKLLLPPPVMSPWVLPSPSPRCSTAWLSGPELIALTGLLQMSQGEPRPSSSVAPTALAGPRDPVSDQPGPSGGPSCSHCTDPSLPQTPDTHCP; the protein is encoded by the exons ATGTTGCCCTGGCCGCctccgcggtggggcgcgggcgAGGAGGAGGCGCCCGAGGTGCCGGGCCTCTCTGAGGGCAGTGACCAGGGCGCGGCCTGGAGCTCTGGAGAGGAAGCCTCAGGGGAGCCAGGAACACCCCCACAGGACAG CCCGCAGCCCCGGGCCCTCAGTGCGTCTTGGACCCGGACGGAGCAGCTCCTGCCCCACCACCGCCGGGACGCGGCCCCTGAGCAGTCCCCGGGATCCCCAG TTCCCCTTTCCCCCCAGAGGATCTGGGAGGTGGCCCCCTCAAGGACGACTCTGCTAGCGCCCTGGGACCCCAACTACCAGGCCAAAGCAGGAGCCCAGCTGGTGTGG GGGGCCAGCTGTGGGTCCGGCGCCTCCTTCTCAGGCCGCACGCTGTGTCATCCTTCCTTCTGGCCGCTGTATGAGGCAGCCTCGGGCGGGGGCATCAGGCCCCGCACCCCCAGGACCCCAGCAACAGGGCATCAGAATGGAGAGCAGGCGCCGCAGGATGCAG GGCTCCCGGTGATGTGCCGAGAAGATGTCTTTCTGTCGGACCCTCTGTTGCCCTGTGGGCAGCGTGTTCCCCTGTACCTGTCCGAGGCCCCGCAGCAG GTGATGGGCTCCCTGAAGCTGCTGCTCCCGCCCCCGGTCATGTCCCCCTGGGTCCTTCCTAGCCCCTCCCCACGCTGCTCCACTGCCTGGCTCAGCGGGCCCGAGCTGATCGCCCTCACCGGCCTGCTGCAGATGAGCCAGGGGGAGCCGAGACCCAGCTCCTCGGTGGCTCCCACAGCCCTGGCTGGGCCCCGGGACCCTGTCTCTGACCAGCCAGGCCCTAGTGGTGGCCCCAGCTGTTCTCACTGCACTGACCCCTCTCTCCCACAGACCCCAGACACACATTGTCCCTAA
- the LOC138394606 gene encoding insulin receptor substrate 1-like, with translation MKPAGGGPMASPESKCADVSLGLPLPWAYPADVRLCGHLRKQKSQRRRFFALRTDPPRLECYESEKQFRGGRARPQRTVSLVGACTISKRADARQRHLIVLYTRDSSLGVAAASEAEQQAWYSALLEVRAAAGEARAPGPSSHEDLGTWILSPFQDVWPVTLRPKGLGRTRGLGSGSYRLCLGSGALSLLRKPRGRGSRDTQALPPPALRLPLLSVRRCGHADSFFFLELGRSAPTGPGELWLQAPDAVVAQNIHETVLAAMKRLGSGGGRGRAEPLPRDSPTIASRLSVPHPYETPASAAQSSSLSRRGCQGERLKQAILRTPARLEAAALYSKGLDLDGGYITMGARSDYEPMGGGEAGGYTLMASPGLCLATASAAPAPGQPLQDWGDTEYVPMNRFPPGSFSLSSLPRSYKSGAGKPGPGLQGAHRGTGGSWGLAGAQPCSLPPSELAGKYVYIEYAAPDCVGMATAGPEPPDGHLNYVDLDLVPPLEARGDVLGVRKLLPHSYARIEF, from the exons ATGAAGCCCGCAGGCGGCGGCCCCATGGCAAGCCCAGAGTCCAAGTGCGCCGACGTGTCCCTCGGCTTGCCGTTGCCCTGGGCCTACCCGGCCGACGTGCGGCTCTGCGGCCACCTGCGGAAGCAGAAGTCCCAGCGCCGCCGCTTCTTCGCCCTGCGCACCGACCCGCCGCGCCTCGAGTGTTATGAGAGCGAGAAGCAGTTCCGCGGCGGCCGAGCGCGGCCCCAGCGCACCGTGAGCCTGGTGGGCGCGTGCACCATCAGCAAGCGCGCAGATGCGCGCCAGCGCCACCTGATCGTCCTGTACACGCGCGACAGCAGCCTGGGCGTGGCGGCGGCCAGCGAAGCGGAGCAGCAGGCGTGGTACAGCGCCCTGCTCGAGGTGCGCGCCGCAGCCGGTGAGGCCAGAGCCCCGG GTCCTAGCTCCCACGAGGACCTCGGGACCTGGATCCTCTCACCGTTCCAGGACGTCTGGCCCGTGACGCTGCGGCCCAAGGGTCTGGGGCGGACCCGAGGCCTGGGCAGCGGCAGCTACCGCTTGTGCCTGGGTTCGGGGGCCCTGAGCCTGCTGCGGaagcccaggggcaggggctccCGGGATACCCAGGCATTACCACCGCCCGCCCTGCGCCTGCCCCTGCTCAGCGTGCGCCGCTGCGGCCACGCagactctttcttcttcctggagctcggtcgctcggcgcccaCGGGTCCCGGGGAGCTGTGGCTGCAGGCGCCTGACGCTGTGGTGGCCCAAAACATTCACGAGACAGTCCTGGCTGCCATGAAGCGACTCGGGAGCGGTGGGGGCCGTGGCAGGGCTGAACCACTGCCCAGGGATTCCCCAACGATCGCCTCCAGACTCTCTGTTCCCCATCCTTATGAGACTCCGGCCTCCGCGGCCCAATCGAGCAGCCTGAGCCGTCGGGGGTGCCAGGGTGAGAGGCTCAAGCAAGCAATCCTTAGGACCCCGGCGAGACTAGAGGCGGCAGCCTTGTACTCTAAAGGGCTGGATCTGGACGGGGGCTACATAACCATGGGAGCCAGGAGTGACTACGAGCCCATGGGGGGCGGCGAAGCGGGCGGCTACACGCTGATGGCGTCCCCAGGCCTTTGTCTGGCCACAGCCAGCGCCGCTCCGGCTCCCGGCCAGCCTCTCCAGGACTGGGGGGACACTGAATATGTGCCCATGAACCGCTTTCCGCCAGGGTCCTTTTCCTTGAGCTCCCTGCCCCGTTCCTACAAGTCCGGGGCTGGGAAGCCTGGACCTGGGCTCCAGGGCGCCCATCGCGGCACTGGGGGCAGCTGGGGACTGGCGGGGGCTCAGCCCTGTTCCCTGCCGCCATCCGAGCTGGCTGGGAAGTACGTATACATCGAGTATGCGGCCCCAGACTGCGTAGGAATGGCCACTGCCGGGCCAGAGCCCCCCGACGGCCACCTCAACTACGTCGACTTGGACCTGGTACCTCCTCTGGAGGCACGCGGCGACGTCCTCGGGGTCCGCAAGCTCCTCCCGCATAGCTACGCGCGCATCGAGTTCTAG